In the Emys orbicularis isolate rEmyOrb1 chromosome 3, rEmyOrb1.hap1, whole genome shotgun sequence genome, one interval contains:
- the BEND6 gene encoding BEN domain-containing protein 6: MQKILQADEITKIQVVGKGKRKRIEMIFSESEDSDLDKGQREPYSGNAFLYSESSSDDEEPLFQLSKVELCAKIKSLKRKLTDTMRENCRLRQSLVMLQVLPQAVTHFEELVGMAEALLKGGVTTSASSIHSHTVWKASNSSLSDSYATIHSNSNSPIALNVEEEEQQPEKQFKIEKWQIALCNKSKPQKFINDLMQALYTHEYMATHSLTGAKSSSSKDKAAKPAMNQNEVQEIIGITKQLFPNTDDALIRRMMGQKLNNCTKKPILSKDLNSVVFQKHSFWCILLYSNSSKVYQKCFAEYIIQLLFIVCIAVVPRGPIYGLEGPSVLDNV; this comes from the exons ATGCAAAAGATATTGCAGGCAGATGAAATTACAAAAATACAAGTTGTTGGAAAAGGCAAGAGGAAGAGGATTGAGATGATATTCTCAGAGAGTGAAGATAGTGACCTGGACAAAGGGCAG agaGAACCATATTCTGGAAATGCCTTTCTGTACAGTGAAAGCAGCAGTGATGATGAGGAGCCCTTGTTTCAGTTGTCCAAAGTGGAACTATGTGCCAAAATAAAAAGTCTGAAAAGAAAACTGACGGACACTATGAGAGAAAACTGTCGCCTACGGCAGTCACTGGTCATGCTTCAAG TGTTGCCACAGGCAGTCACACATTTTGAGGAACTGGTAGGTATGGCTGAGGCCCTGCTCAAGGGGGGAGTGACCACATCTGCCTCCAGTATTCATTCACACACTGTCTGGAAAGCATCAAACAGTTCTTTATCAGATTCATATGCAACTATCCACAGTAACTCCAATTCACCGATAGCATTGAACGTGGAGGAAGAGGAGCAACAGCCTGAGAAACAG ttcaagATTGAAAAATGGCAGATTGCCCTTTGTAACAAGAGCAAGCCTCAAAAGTTTATAAATGATTTGATGCAAGCCCTTTATACACACGAGTACATGGCCACGCATAGTCTGACAGGTGCAAAATCCTCCTCTTCAAAGGATAAAGCAGCAAAACCAGCAATGAATCAGAATGAAGTTCAGGAAATCATAG GAATCACAAAACAGTTATTTCCAAATACAGATGATGCTTTAATTCGGAGAATGATGGGGCAAAAGCTAAACAATTGCACCAAGAAGCCAATTTTAAGCAAAGATCTTAATTCAGTTGTTTTTCAGAAGCATAGCTTTTg GTGTATTTTGCTCTATTCAAATAGCTCTAAAGTTTATcagaaatgctttgctgaatatatTATTCAATTGTTGttcattgtttgtattgcagttgtGCCAAGAGGCCCTATTTATGGACTGGAGGGGCCATCTGTACTAGATAATGTATAA